A genomic stretch from Streptomyces venezuelae ATCC 10712 includes:
- a CDS encoding polyprenyl synthetase family protein — MAERWEAAAFKARVDEVLHRFVADEADLLAAVDPALAPVAERLEEAVAVGKRLRAAFCYWGWRATRQPDSDALLRAAASMELVHAAAVVHDDLIDDSPLRHGRPTAHVALGAAVRHHPRAADAARSLAMLVGDLLMSLAGQLFATSGLPAAYLGRARPLWAALARDLIAGECLEILHTGGAPDTAASLKVIRYKTAKYTVEQPLLIGGALAGAGERLREGFSAYGLPLGEAFQLRDDLLGLFGDPHRTGKANADDVRGHRPTALLAETWRIAGPDERERLRALLGRDDLGEDGLEDVREVMRRLKAPDRVESMIAARVQEALGALHELDVPVPAAGALTALAHSAAVRLS; from the coding sequence GTGGCTGAGCGGTGGGAGGCGGCCGCCTTCAAGGCCCGCGTCGACGAGGTGCTGCACCGGTTCGTCGCCGACGAGGCCGATCTGCTGGCGGCGGTCGATCCGGCGCTCGCGCCGGTGGCCGAGCGGCTGGAGGAGGCGGTCGCGGTCGGCAAACGGCTGCGGGCGGCGTTCTGTTACTGGGGCTGGCGCGCGACCCGGCAGCCCGACAGCGACGCGCTGCTGCGGGCCGCCGCGTCCATGGAACTGGTGCACGCGGCGGCGGTCGTGCACGACGACCTCATCGACGACAGTCCGCTGCGGCACGGCCGCCCCACCGCTCACGTCGCGCTCGGCGCGGCCGTACGCCACCATCCGCGGGCCGCGGACGCCGCCCGCTCGCTGGCGATGCTCGTCGGGGACCTTCTCATGTCGCTGGCCGGGCAGTTGTTCGCGACGAGCGGCCTGCCCGCCGCCTATCTCGGCCGGGCCCGCCCGCTGTGGGCGGCGCTGGCCCGCGATCTGATCGCCGGTGAGTGCCTGGAGATCCTCCACACCGGGGGCGCCCCGGACACGGCGGCGTCACTGAAGGTGATCCGCTACAAGACGGCCAAGTACACCGTCGAGCAGCCGCTGCTCATCGGCGGCGCACTGGCCGGCGCCGGCGAGCGCCTGCGTGAGGGGTTCAGCGCCTACGGGCTGCCGCTCGGCGAGGCGTTCCAGCTGCGGGACGACCTGCTCGGGCTGTTCGGCGACCCGCACCGGACCGGCAAGGCCAACGCCGACGACGTACGCGGCCATCGACCCACCGCCCTCCTCGCCGAGACCTGGCGCATCGCGGGGCCCGACGAGCGGGAGCGGCTCCGGGCGCTGCTGGGCCGGGACGATCTGGGCGAGGACGGTCTGGAGGACGTACGCGAGGTGATGCGCCGGCTCAAGGCGCCCGATCGGGTCGAGAGCATGATCGCCGCGCGGGTCCAGGAGGCGCTGGGCGCGCTGCACGAGCTGGACGTTCCCGTGCCCGCCGCCGGTGCGCTGACCGCGCTGGCGCACTCGGCCGCCGTCCGGTTGTCCTGA
- a CDS encoding oxygenase MpaB family protein, with the protein MPHADASTNALRQTGDELADATVAALFERGEMGSFNTLMRFFSTAGAPVPDGLPDVAREYLEATSAPPAWVDWEEMERARLFFIDNNVHIATALSFASMPACYLVPHVAKLLSATHGLNYPSTRMAATGQFTVYLMRPDAFEAGSRFLPAAQKVRLLHASIRHHLTRENRWDVAASGVPICQEDMIGGQMFFSLLVLDSLHRLGIHMSQEGAEAYYYAWRVVGAMLGVDQETVPKTLDEARLFLDDYMVRFMGPSPEGVHLTGQLIRLYEDIVPGTLLDPLVPALVRYLIGDTCADWLEVTSTPWDTVVKAVPHVLGVLETIEDRSPLGAWALDRIGHLTTVFELSSLTRGRVMHYAVPEDLRKEYGVPDAPSRTRRWTPPPPATRVT; encoded by the coding sequence GTGCCCCACGCCGACGCCTCGACCAACGCCCTCCGGCAGACCGGCGACGAGCTCGCCGACGCCACCGTCGCCGCCCTCTTCGAGCGCGGTGAGATGGGCAGCTTCAACACCCTCATGCGGTTCTTCTCCACCGCCGGAGCCCCTGTGCCGGACGGGCTGCCCGACGTCGCCAGGGAGTACCTGGAGGCCACGAGCGCGCCCCCGGCCTGGGTGGACTGGGAGGAGATGGAGCGGGCCCGGCTGTTCTTCATCGACAACAACGTGCACATCGCGACGGCGCTGTCCTTCGCGTCCATGCCCGCCTGCTACCTCGTCCCGCACGTGGCGAAGCTGCTCTCGGCGACCCACGGTCTGAACTACCCCTCGACGCGGATGGCGGCCACGGGCCAGTTCACCGTCTATCTGATGCGGCCCGACGCATTCGAGGCCGGCAGCCGGTTCCTTCCCGCCGCGCAGAAGGTCCGTCTGCTCCACGCGTCCATCCGTCACCACCTCACCCGGGAGAACCGCTGGGACGTGGCGGCCTCCGGGGTTCCGATCTGTCAGGAGGACATGATCGGCGGCCAGATGTTCTTCTCGCTGCTCGTCCTCGACAGCCTGCACCGCCTCGGCATCCACATGTCGCAGGAGGGGGCGGAGGCGTACTACTACGCCTGGCGCGTCGTCGGCGCCATGCTCGGCGTCGACCAGGAGACCGTGCCCAAGACGCTCGACGAGGCACGGCTGTTCCTCGACGACTACATGGTCCGGTTCATGGGACCCTCGCCGGAGGGCGTCCATCTGACCGGGCAGCTCATCCGGCTGTACGAGGACATCGTGCCGGGCACGCTCCTCGACCCGCTCGTCCCCGCCCTCGTCCGCTACCTGATCGGGGACACCTGCGCCGACTGGCTGGAGGTCACCAGCACCCCCTGGGACACCGTCGTGAAGGCCGTGCCCCACGTGCTGGGGGTCCTGGAGACGATCGAGGACCGGTCGCCCCTGGGTGCCTGGGCACTGGACCGGATCGGGCACCTGACGACGGTCTTCGAACTGTCCTCGCTGACCCGTGGACGTGTGATGCACTACGCCGTGCCCGAGGACCTCAGGAAGGAGTACGGGGTCCCCGACGCACCGTCCCGCACGCGCCGCTGGACCCCGCCGCCTCCCGCGACGCGCGTGACCTGA
- a CDS encoding ABC transporter permease, which produces MNRTPSATGTPGTLSSPGTRSTTGSTNSPSATGTLPSPLPAADPRPRFLDLVLSEWVKLRSLRSTWIAYGAAALAVLAFNVGTAYDTAKYWTEEDAADRADFIRDGIPLQLAFNGNAATVMMLALGALGALAIVGEFSTGTIRTTFAAVPARGAVMGAKTVVVAAFATLFGALVAGGSFFLTQAILAGKDLGVPLGHPGAGRVVLASALLAPVCALAGMALGAVVRHTAATMITTVGVLLVLPVVLTDGRHWSATVGHALPYRAWLKLVDFRSLPTDFPWTTGGAWTVYVVWMLAAAAVAIVGVRRRDV; this is translated from the coding sequence ATGAACCGCACGCCCAGCGCGACCGGCACGCCCGGCACCCTCAGCTCGCCCGGCACCCGCAGTACGACCGGCTCGACCAACTCGCCCAGCGCGACCGGCACGCTGCCGTCGCCCCTCCCTGCCGCAGACCCCCGCCCCCGCTTCCTCGACCTCGTCCTCTCCGAGTGGGTCAAGCTCCGTTCGCTGCGGTCGACCTGGATCGCGTACGGCGCGGCCGCGCTGGCCGTGCTCGCCTTCAACGTGGGCACCGCCTACGACACGGCCAAGTACTGGACGGAGGAGGACGCGGCGGACCGGGCCGACTTCATCCGCGACGGCATTCCCCTCCAGCTGGCCTTCAACGGAAACGCGGCCACGGTCATGATGCTCGCCCTGGGAGCCCTCGGGGCGCTCGCGATCGTGGGGGAGTTCAGCACGGGGACCATCCGCACGACGTTCGCGGCCGTACCCGCCCGAGGTGCGGTCATGGGGGCCAAGACAGTCGTCGTGGCGGCGTTCGCGACCCTCTTCGGGGCGCTCGTCGCGGGAGGTTCGTTCTTCCTCACCCAGGCGATCCTCGCCGGCAAGGACCTCGGGGTCCCGCTCGGCCATCCGGGCGCCGGGCGCGTGGTCCTCGCCTCCGCGCTGCTCGCCCCGGTGTGCGCGCTCGCCGGGATGGCCCTCGGCGCCGTCGTCCGCCACACCGCGGCCACGATGATCACGACGGTCGGTGTCCTCCTCGTTCTTCCCGTCGTCCTGACGGACGGCCGCCACTGGTCGGCGACGGTCGGCCACGCCCTGCCGTACCGGGCCTGGCTCAAGCTGGTCGACTTCCGCTCCCTCCCGACCGACTTCCCCTGGACCACCGGCGGGGCGTGGACGGTGTACGTGGTCTGGATGCTGGCCGCGGCGGCGGTGGCGATCGTCGGAGTGCGGCGCCGCGACGTGTGA
- a CDS encoding ABC transporter ATP-binding protein, producing MIEVSELTKRYGGTTAVKDLSFTVRPGRVTGFLGPNGAGKSTTLRMILGLHEPTGGRVTVDGRPFRERPRGLRHVGALLDAHDVHGGRSATAQLTALAVANRIPRRRVAEVLREVGLAEAAGRRIAGFSLGMKQRLGIAAALLGDPPVLLFDEPLNGLDPEGVKWVRELFRRLAAEGRTVFVSSHLMSEMEHTADELIVIGRGELIAAESLTDFSARGTRPSVEVAAREASALRTFLTAEGAAVAGEGEHLSVTGLTPDRIGEIALAHGIPLRGLTGRTASLEDVFMQLTADSVQYAAGESR from the coding sequence GTGATCGAAGTCAGCGAGCTCACCAAGCGATACGGTGGCACGACCGCCGTCAAGGACCTGTCCTTCACCGTCCGACCGGGCCGGGTGACCGGCTTCCTCGGACCGAACGGCGCGGGCAAGAGCACGACCCTGCGGATGATCCTCGGCCTCCACGAGCCCACCGGCGGGCGGGTCACCGTGGACGGCCGCCCCTTCCGCGAGCGGCCCCGCGGCCTGCGCCACGTCGGCGCCCTGCTCGACGCGCACGACGTGCACGGCGGCCGCAGCGCGACGGCCCAGCTCACCGCGCTCGCCGTCGCCAACCGCATCCCGCGTCGGCGGGTCGCGGAGGTGCTGCGGGAGGTCGGCCTCGCCGAGGCCGCCGGTCGCCGCATCGCCGGGTTCTCGCTCGGCATGAAGCAGCGGCTCGGCATCGCGGCCGCCCTGCTCGGAGACCCGCCGGTGCTGCTGTTCGACGAGCCGCTCAACGGCCTTGACCCCGAGGGCGTGAAGTGGGTGCGCGAGCTGTTCCGCCGGCTCGCCGCCGAGGGCCGCACGGTGTTCGTCTCCAGCCACCTGATGTCCGAGATGGAGCACACCGCCGACGAGCTGATCGTCATCGGCCGCGGCGAACTGATCGCGGCGGAGAGCCTCACCGACTTCTCCGCCCGAGGCACCCGCCCGAGCGTCGAGGTGGCCGCCAGGGAAGCGTCGGCCCTGCGCACCTTCCTGACGGCGGAGGGCGCGGCGGTGGCCGGCGAAGGCGAGCACCTCAGCGTCACCGGCCTGACGCCGGACCGGATCGGCGAGATCGCCCTGGCCCACGGCATCCCGCTCCGCGGACTCACCGGCCGGACGGCGTCCCTGGAGGACGTCTTCATGCAGCTCACCGCCGACAGCGTCCAGTACGCCGCAGGAGAATCCCGATGA
- a CDS encoding cold-shock protein, which produces MASGTVKWFNSEKGFGFIAQDGGGPDVFAHYSNIQGNGYRELTEGEAVTFDITQGQKGPQAENIVRG; this is translated from the coding sequence ATGGCCAGCGGCACCGTGAAGTGGTTCAACTCGGAGAAGGGCTTCGGCTTCATCGCCCAGGACGGCGGTGGCCCGGACGTCTTCGCCCACTACTCCAACATCCAGGGCAACGGGTACCGCGAGCTGACCGAGGGCGAAGCCGTGACCTTCGACATCACGCAGGGCCAGAAGGGCCCCCAGGCGGAGAACATCGTCCGCGGCTGA
- a CDS encoding SCO0930 family lipoprotein, whose translation MMNLRKLTVTAAGTALLLGATACGTQGTTTGSPQQAPARSAAPADGTSGTGAYGNDTAPAGGTAATASGPLAVRNDPKLGPLVADAAGFTLYRFDKDTANPSMTTCEGDCAKAWPPVPASGTKPGGVDAAKLGTVKRADGTEQLTIAGWPVYRFAKDTAPGQTNGQGVGGTWFAVTPDGKKAGTKAPRPAGEALPALSVVDDAKLGDIIRDGKGRTLYRFTKDTAWPMKSHCEGACLEKWRPAQLVDLRNVKGIDPKKLISYTRPDGTKQLTLDCWPLYWFTGDKTPGETRGQGVGGTWFAVTPGGKLAK comes from the coding sequence ATGATGAACCTGCGCAAGCTCACCGTCACCGCGGCCGGGACCGCCCTCCTGCTGGGAGCGACGGCCTGCGGAACGCAGGGCACCACGACCGGCTCCCCGCAGCAGGCCCCGGCACGGTCGGCGGCCCCCGCCGACGGCACGAGCGGCACCGGCGCCTACGGGAACGACACGGCCCCCGCCGGAGGGACCGCCGCCACCGCGTCAGGACCGCTGGCGGTGCGGAACGACCCCAAGCTCGGCCCGCTCGTCGCCGACGCGGCCGGCTTCACCCTCTACCGCTTCGACAAGGACACCGCCAACCCCTCCATGACCACCTGCGAGGGCGATTGCGCGAAGGCCTGGCCCCCGGTCCCCGCCTCCGGCACCAAGCCCGGCGGCGTCGACGCCGCCAAGCTCGGCACGGTCAAGCGCGCCGACGGCACCGAGCAGCTGACCATCGCCGGCTGGCCCGTGTACCGCTTCGCCAAGGACACGGCGCCCGGCCAGACGAACGGCCAGGGCGTGGGCGGCACCTGGTTCGCGGTCACCCCCGACGGCAAGAAGGCCGGCACCAAGGCCCCCCGGCCCGCCGGCGAAGCCCTCCCCGCCCTCTCGGTGGTCGACGACGCGAAGCTCGGCGACATCATCCGCGACGGCAAGGGCCGCACCCTGTACCGCTTCACCAAGGACACCGCCTGGCCGATGAAGTCCCACTGCGAGGGCGCCTGCCTGGAGAAGTGGCGCCCCGCGCAGCTCGTCGACCTCAGGAACGTCAAGGGCATCGACCCCAAGAAGCTGATCAGCTACACCCGCCCCGACGGCACGAAGCAGCTCACCCTCGACTGCTGGCCCCTGTACTGGTTCACGGGCGACAAGACCCCCGGCGAAACCCGTGGCCAGGGCGTGGGCGGCACGTGGTTCGCCGTGACCCCGGGCGGCAAGCTCGCGAAGTGA
- a CDS encoding zf-HC2 domain-containing protein, whose translation MNRQQHEEEELLGPYVLGVLDDADTRRVAAHMNDCAACRQEADALRDMETALGEVPREAFLDGPPPGGDLLLQRTLRQMRGERTAARNRNRNRSRGLIGLAAAAALAGVFWAGTAVSGPDPTVALPPQPTTTTAPATPPPGTRVASATDTTSGARMTVRVTPAAGWVRVHAAVTGLPPGERCTLVVVGRDGTRTTAGSWVVGAAPGGGEGKGASLDGSAAVDPGNVRAVVVENEAGRTFVTVPVRPV comes from the coding sequence ATGAACCGGCAGCAGCACGAGGAGGAGGAACTCCTCGGCCCGTACGTCCTCGGCGTCCTCGACGACGCCGACACCCGGCGCGTGGCAGCGCACATGAACGACTGCGCGGCCTGCCGGCAGGAGGCGGACGCCCTGCGCGACATGGAAACGGCACTCGGAGAAGTGCCCCGGGAGGCCTTCCTCGACGGCCCGCCGCCTGGCGGAGACCTGCTCCTCCAGCGCACCTTGCGCCAGATGCGCGGCGAGCGCACCGCCGCCCGGAACCGGAACCGGAACCGGAGCCGCGGCCTGATCGGCCTCGCGGCGGCCGCGGCGCTCGCCGGAGTGTTCTGGGCGGGCACTGCCGTCTCGGGCCCGGACCCGACGGTCGCCCTGCCCCCGCAGCCGACCACCACGACGGCTCCCGCCACCCCGCCCCCCGGCACCCGGGTGGCCTCCGCCACCGACACCACCAGCGGCGCCCGCATGACCGTACGGGTCACCCCGGCCGCCGGCTGGGTCCGCGTCCACGCGGCTGTGACGGGGCTGCCCCCCGGCGAGCGCTGCACGCTCGTCGTCGTCGGCCGCGACGGCACCCGGACCACCGCGGGAAGCTGGGTCGTGGGAGCGGCGCCGGGCGGTGGCGAGGGCAAGGGCGCCTCGCTCGACGGCTCGGCGGCGGTCGACCCGGGGAACGTCCGGGCGGTCGTCGTCGAGAACGAGGCGGGAAGGACCTTCGTCACCGTGCCGGTGCGGCCGGTGTAG
- a CDS encoding sigma-70 family RNA polymerase sigma factor, producing the protein MAGPRWPRSRRGSTDEALIRAVYEEHGHAVLAYATRLTGDRATAEDVVQETLIRAWRHADALVNGKGSVRGWLLTVARNIITDRYRAKAARPAEVAESPATPPVENDHADSVVDTMTVLGALDRLSPEHRDVLTELYYRERSVAEAADSLGIPAGTVKSRSHYALKALRETFREGNRPSAPQQPAGLREVVA; encoded by the coding sequence ATGGCCGGACCACGATGGCCCCGCAGCAGGCGGGGATCAACCGACGAAGCGCTCATCAGGGCGGTGTACGAGGAACACGGCCACGCCGTCCTCGCGTACGCCACCCGCCTCACCGGCGACCGCGCCACCGCGGAGGACGTCGTGCAGGAGACCCTCATCAGGGCCTGGCGCCACGCCGACGCCCTCGTCAACGGAAAGGGCTCGGTCCGCGGCTGGCTCCTCACCGTCGCCCGGAACATCATCACCGACCGCTACCGCGCCAAGGCCGCCCGGCCCGCCGAGGTCGCGGAATCGCCCGCGACACCCCCCGTCGAGAACGACCACGCCGACTCGGTCGTCGACACCATGACCGTCCTCGGCGCGCTCGACCGGCTGTCCCCCGAGCACCGGGACGTGCTGACCGAGCTGTACTACCGCGAGCGGAGCGTCGCGGAGGCCGCCGACAGCCTCGGCATCCCGGCCGGCACCGTCAAGTCCCGCTCGCACTACGCCCTGAAGGCGCTCCGCGAGACGTTCAGAGAAGGAAACCGGCCGAGCGCGCCCCAGCAGCCCGCCGGACTCAGGGAGGTGGTCGCATGA
- a CDS encoding DUF1996 domain-containing protein encodes MGREHRPLVPLLCLVLGGALTAAVLGVTGGGSAREPGSGAPAPAAAPAPGDFVDIHDVPPPAPQTSVRPGPDASTGSFTVDCGRNEEAHYNQDNLVVSPGLRNGAHHTHAYVGNRSTDAFSTDASLAAAPTTCRGGDRSTYYWPVLRRPDLPATRPYEKAAAHGNTGRILTPADVRIGFHGNPAGKVVPMPRFLRALTGDAVAYTARTDEGVKARWSCTSLPDRATTRYPRCPAGDRLTRTLVFPSCWNGLDTATPGRTHLLFPAPNGVCPQNTFAVPELRITLSYDAPPADAPIALDSFPEQRHSPKTDHAMFVNVMTDERMARLVTCVNEGRHC; translated from the coding sequence ATGGGGAGAGAACACCGACCGCTCGTTCCGCTGCTCTGCCTGGTCCTGGGGGGCGCCCTGACCGCCGCGGTCCTCGGCGTGACCGGCGGAGGGAGCGCGCGCGAGCCCGGGTCCGGCGCACCCGCCCCCGCCGCGGCGCCCGCTCCCGGCGACTTCGTCGACATCCACGACGTACCACCGCCCGCCCCGCAGACGTCCGTCCGCCCGGGACCCGACGCCTCCACCGGCTCCTTCACCGTCGACTGCGGGCGCAACGAGGAAGCCCACTACAACCAGGACAACCTCGTCGTCTCACCCGGACTCCGCAACGGCGCCCACCACACCCACGCCTACGTCGGCAACCGCTCCACCGACGCCTTCTCGACCGACGCGAGCCTCGCCGCCGCCCCCACCACCTGCCGCGGCGGCGACCGCTCCACCTACTACTGGCCGGTCCTCCGCCGCCCCGACCTGCCCGCGACACGGCCGTACGAGAAGGCCGCCGCCCACGGCAACACCGGACGCATCCTTACCCCGGCCGACGTCCGCATCGGCTTCCACGGAAACCCGGCCGGCAAGGTCGTTCCCATGCCCCGCTTCCTGCGCGCCCTCACCGGCGACGCCGTCGCGTACACCGCCCGCACCGACGAAGGCGTCAAGGCCCGCTGGAGCTGTACGAGCCTCCCCGACCGCGCCACCACCCGCTACCCACGCTGCCCGGCGGGCGACCGACTCACCCGTACGCTCGTCTTCCCCAGCTGCTGGAACGGCCTGGACACGGCCACCCCCGGCCGCACCCACCTGCTCTTCCCCGCCCCCAACGGCGTCTGCCCCCAGAACACCTTCGCCGTCCCCGAACTCCGCATCACCCTCTCCTACGACGCACCCCCCGCCGACGCGCCGATCGCCCTCGACTCCTTCCCCGAACAGCGCCACAGCCCCAAGACCGACCACGCCATGTTCGTCAACGTGATGACGGACGAGCGGATGGCGCGACTCGTCACCTGCGTCAACGAGGGCCGCCACTGCTGA
- a CDS encoding S8 family peptidase, producing MATHKRSHGLRNAAIATGTAAAVAAALFAGNLAGAAAPAEGTVHGLGAPGAVSGSFVVILDASANKADLAKKYGGTLVRSYGSEVNGFSASGLSVDEAKRLAADPAVETVVQNKRFSIKETQEQPPSWGLDRIDQADTAGDQKYTYPDKGGEGVTAYVIDTGVRISHKDFGGRASHGFDAVDNDNTADDGNGHGTHVAGTIAGTSHGVAKKAKVVAVRVLDDNGSGTTEQVVAGIDWVTKNHSGPSVANMSLGGGVDEALDAAVQRAIASGVTFAVAAGNESSDAGQGSPSRVPEALTVASSTKDDQQSDFSNFGSVVDLYAPGSEITSAWNDSDTGTKTISGTSMASPHVAGAAALYLAANPSATPADTAAALTGAATPDAIKNASSGTANKLLKVTP from the coding sequence ATGGCAACTCACAAGCGATCCCACGGACTTCGCAACGCGGCCATAGCCACAGGTACGGCTGCCGCTGTCGCCGCCGCGCTGTTCGCGGGCAATCTCGCCGGGGCGGCCGCCCCGGCGGAGGGCACCGTCCACGGGCTCGGCGCCCCGGGCGCCGTCTCCGGCAGCTTCGTCGTCATCCTCGACGCATCCGCGAACAAGGCCGACCTCGCGAAGAAGTACGGCGGCACCCTCGTCCGCTCCTACGGTTCCGAGGTCAACGGCTTCTCGGCCTCCGGCCTCTCCGTCGACGAGGCAAAGCGCCTCGCCGCCGACCCGGCGGTCGAAACCGTCGTGCAGAACAAGCGCTTCAGCATCAAGGAGACGCAGGAGCAGCCCCCGTCCTGGGGCCTGGACCGGATCGACCAGGCCGACACGGCAGGCGACCAGAAGTACACGTACCCCGACAAGGGCGGGGAGGGCGTGACCGCGTACGTCATCGACACCGGCGTCCGCATCTCGCACAAGGACTTCGGTGGCCGGGCGAGCCACGGCTTCGACGCCGTGGACAACGACAACACCGCCGACGACGGCAACGGCCACGGCACCCACGTGGCCGGCACCATCGCCGGCACCTCGCACGGGGTCGCCAAGAAGGCGAAGGTCGTGGCGGTGCGCGTCCTCGACGACAACGGCTCCGGCACCACCGAGCAGGTCGTGGCCGGCATCGACTGGGTGACCAAGAACCACTCCGGGCCCTCGGTCGCGAACATGAGCCTCGGCGGCGGCGTCGACGAGGCCCTCGACGCCGCGGTCCAGCGGGCCATCGCCTCCGGCGTGACGTTCGCGGTCGCGGCCGGGAACGAGTCCTCCGACGCCGGCCAGGGCTCGCCGTCCCGGGTGCCCGAGGCGCTGACGGTGGCGTCCAGCACCAAGGACGACCAGCAGTCGGACTTCTCGAACTTCGGCTCCGTGGTCGACCTGTACGCTCCGGGCTCCGAGATCACCTCGGCCTGGAACGACAGTGACACGGGCACCAAGACGATCTCCGGAACGTCCATGGCCAGCCCGCACGTGGCCGGTGCCGCGGCGCTCTACCTGGCGGCGAACCCGTCGGCGACCCCTGCCGACACGGCCGCCGCGCTGACCGGCGCGGCCACGCCGGACGCCATCAAGAACGCGTCCTCCGGCACCGCGAACAAGCTCCTCAAGGTCACTCCGTAA
- a CDS encoding YqjF family protein, translating into MPQPQPAVQPEPISADPPHRAERTLLTQSWLDLAFLHWAMDPAEVAPLLPAGTVPDTLDGVTYVGLVAFRMHRVGWFRLPGIPYLGSFPETNVRLYSVDGHGRRGVVFRSLDASRLIPVAVGRWAFRIPYVWSRMSVRSEGSTVTYTSSRRWPGPRGARSAISVEVGERVAEPTALEHFLTARWGMHSAFLGRPLYLPNTHPRWPLHRATLLDLDETLLAAAGLERPLGAPVSVLYSPGVPVRFSGPPRQPSVVGVPRPRGAGVSAVGSRFRPLP; encoded by the coding sequence ATGCCGCAGCCGCAGCCCGCCGTGCAGCCCGAACCGATATCGGCCGACCCGCCGCACCGCGCCGAGCGCACCCTGCTCACCCAGTCGTGGCTCGACCTCGCCTTCCTGCACTGGGCCATGGACCCCGCCGAGGTGGCCCCGCTGCTGCCCGCCGGGACCGTGCCCGACACGCTCGACGGGGTCACCTACGTCGGGCTCGTGGCCTTCCGGATGCATCGGGTCGGCTGGTTCCGGCTCCCCGGCATCCCCTATCTCGGCAGCTTTCCCGAGACGAACGTCCGGCTCTACTCGGTCGACGGGCACGGGCGCCGCGGCGTCGTCTTCCGCTCCCTGGACGCCTCCCGGCTCATCCCCGTGGCCGTCGGCCGGTGGGCGTTCCGCATCCCGTACGTCTGGTCGAGGATGAGCGTCCGCAGCGAGGGCTCCACCGTGACGTACACCAGCAGCCGGCGGTGGCCCGGCCCACGCGGGGCGCGCAGCGCGATCAGCGTGGAGGTCGGCGAGCGGGTGGCGGAGCCCACCGCGCTCGAACACTTCCTGACCGCGCGCTGGGGCATGCACAGCGCGTTCCTCGGGCGGCCGCTGTACCTCCCGAACACCCATCCGCGCTGGCCGCTGCACCGCGCGACGCTCCTCGACCTCGACGAGACGCTGCTCGCCGCGGCCGGTCTGGAGCGGCCGCTCGGGGCGCCCGTAAGCGTCCTGTACTCGCCGGGCGTCCCGGTCCGCTTCAGCGGGCCGCCCCGGCAGCCGTCCGTCGTAGGAGTGCCGCGCCCGCGCGGGGCAGGGGTCAGCGCGGTGGGATCGAGGTTTCGGCCGCTGCCTTGA
- a CDS encoding SRPBCC family protein translates to MTGQFEATFEVDRPVEDVFAYLADGRNDPQFSPRVLRIERVPDGPTAVGTVFRSTVKDAGMTTGRAIRVTALEPPLKLRWAEDSKNLVTAREGGYDLEPLPGGRTRVRIFNVLEGHGLGKLLAGLAVSAARKDADAFGARIKAAAETSIPPR, encoded by the coding sequence ATGACAGGACAGTTCGAAGCGACGTTCGAGGTCGACCGGCCGGTCGAGGACGTCTTCGCCTACCTGGCCGACGGACGCAACGATCCGCAGTTCAGCCCGCGGGTCCTCAGGATCGAACGGGTCCCCGACGGCCCGACCGCCGTGGGCACCGTTTTCCGCAGCACCGTCAAGGACGCCGGCATGACCACCGGCCGGGCGATCCGCGTCACCGCCCTCGAACCGCCCCTGAAGCTGCGCTGGGCCGAGGACTCCAAGAACCTCGTCACCGCCCGCGAAGGCGGCTACGACCTGGAACCGCTCCCCGGCGGCCGCACCCGGGTCCGGATCTTCAACGTGCTCGAAGGCCACGGCCTGGGCAAGCTCCTCGCCGGCCTCGCGGTCTCCGCCGCCCGCAAGGACGCCGACGCCTTCGGCGCCCGGATCAAGGCAGCGGCCGAAACCTCGATCCCACCGCGCTGA